In Bacteroidota bacterium, the DNA window CAGAGCCTTGTGCTGTCAAGGAAATTTCCTCGCCTAAGCAGATCGTATCCGGTGCTGAAAACTCAGCTTTGAGTTCCGGAAGTGTATGCAAATTGATTGTTTGGGTGTCAGCCAAAACGGAGCAATTGTCTTTTAAAATCAAGATCAGAACTGCATCCGGATTTTTAAAGTCTTTGGAGTTGATTTCAACTGAATCTCCTTTTGAAATTTCCTCATCGTCTAAAAGCCAAGTAAATTCATAATCTTCCTCCACTTCGCCAGTTCCGTATGCAAAGAATTTCAATTCACTGCCAGAGCAAACAGATGTGTCGTTTGCGCTTTTTTGAGCAAAATTTAAAATCTGTGCTTTAAGTGGTTCTCTTATTATTACTTCAAATGAAACACTGTCTCCTTTTGCCATGCAACCGTCTTGAAGAGTAAGGGTTACAAGGAGTTTTCTCAATAATTCGGAGGGCTCGTAATCAGTTAAACTATCCGAATTTCCCTCAGGCAAATGCTGAAACAAGTTCAGCATTACGTTGTTGTCGGGGTTGAAGATTTTCCAGTTCCATTGGTAGTTTTGTTCTGTTCCGCCTTTTCCATTTGCAGTGAAGTTGAGGTGTGCTCCAAAACATGCTTCGACTCCGCTCAGCATCCCGTTAGTCCCAGTTAGCAAGGTGCTGCCGGAATACAATTCGTTGATTTCCAAAGGATGAAGCGGTGAAATAACGAATTTCTGTGTGTCACATTCAGGGCTGCAAATGTCTTCAACTATAAACCAAAATCTCTGACTATCTTGGTTGTTGAAAATCGGTTTAATTATTGTTTTTGTCTCAGAAACATTGCCACTATCTTGGCTTAAAATATTGCCTTTTTCATCAATCCATTTCCACCTAAAACCCTTGCCACTACCATCAGAAATCTGTGCTGTAATTTCAGCAGAAGTGCTTGGACAGACTGCCGTATCTCGAGGAAATACAATAGCTTTAGGAACTCTGCGGTCAATTTTTAGTTCTATAAAACTACTGTCAATATATGGAAGACATTCATCTTTTGTTACAAAAGCAAATTTCCGAGAATCAAAAATACTTTTATCAAGCTGAACGCCAATTGTGTCAGCAAATTTCCCTTTTCCAGAATCCAGAAAAACAGGGAGATTTTGCTCGTCAATTTCAAACCATTCCCAGCTATAAGTTGCACTATCGCCACCAGAAATATTTCCAAATAGCTCAACTAAACTGCCGTCACACTGTAAGCTATCCAAAGTCGAAATTTTGCCTTTTGCTCGACTTGGATGAAGGATTATCGTATAAAAAGCGGTGTCTTCTTTTATCGAACAACCGTCATTTAAGACCAAAGCAATATTCCTTGTCGAGGTGTTGTGGGTGTAGTAAACTGTGTCAACAAAAGCGAAAGAATCACTCTTGATTTCACGCCAAATATTTGCTCTTGGAATATTATACCAAGTCCAGTTATAACCGGCACTGTCACCATCTTGAAAGGATGCATCAAGCGCAAAATTTTCGTTTAGGCAAGAGTAAAAAGTATCTGCATTTGAGACGATTTTAGGGTTGTTTCTGATAAAAATCCTTTTGAAAGCGGTATCAGGTTCTCCGCAACCAGAAGTGTCTGAAATTACAATCTTGAAAATGGTATCTTTCATTGCAAGAATTGTCGGAGTTCTTGAAGTGGAATCGTCCATTAAATACTTGGGCGACCACTCCCAAACAGTTCCGCCATAAGTGTGCAACTGGAAACTATCTCCCAAACAAACGGTTTCTGGAGGACCGGGGTCAGCTTTATCCATGGAATAAATTAACAATCGCAAGCTGTCTCTTTTATAAAAACTCTGAACAGGCGGACTGGTGCTGATTACACGGATTCTATAATTTGCTGAACTGGAAACTCGGAATAATGGCAACGCACCCCGAATGGTACTATCTTCAGTTGCTTGTAGGCGACCGAGTTCCCTGACTTTACTTGTATCATCAAAGTTTCCATTTTCATCACTTAGTTGAGCTATGAACCAATTGTCGGGATTGTACCTTCCCATTTTTGTATATGGAATGTCCATGCTGTCGCCTGCACAATAGGGTCCTGCCGAAACCTCTCCACGAGTGATGGAGTAGTCGGTGATTTTGGCTATAAAAGATTCTGCAATACCTTTATTTAAAAGTGAGTCATTAAATAATCTGATTTTATTAAAGAATATTCCAGCTACATAAAAATTTCCCTTTTTATCAGAAGCTATACTCGAAACTTGAATGCTCACGCCAAAACCACCATCAGTAAAACCCCATAAAACATTCCCTTTAGTATCAAATTTAAGAATACATAGGTCAAAGGCAGTAGAGCGATATACAAGAGGTATTCCTTTGATATTAACCGTGCCACCTTGCAAATTTCCTCCAATGTAAAATGTTCCATCCCCCCCGTCTTCAACACCACCTCCTGGTGAGAATACTGATGGAGAAGTTGCCGTAGTATGAGCGTGCCATTTTAATTTGTTGTTTTGGTTAAACACGATTGAAGTAGGATAATTATAGTTGTCTGTTAGTATGACTGAATCATTAAAGAGTAAACTGTCCATTGCATTAAAAGCCCATGCAATATTTGCCAGACTTGCACCTGAGTCCAATAAAGTAAATCTGTTGTAGGTAATATTCGTATTATTGACCACATAATTTTTACTTAACAATAAACCATTGCTATCAATATTGCAAATGTAAATTCCACTAAAAACCGTGTCGTTACCGATGATACTTTTATTTTCAACGCTTCCATTAAAATAAATGCTGTTGTGATTAAGAACTCCAATGTCGGAATAATTGCTAACATTAAGACCATCAAAAGTATTTGCATATAGAAAAGCCCCTGATGTATCGTAACACGATAGTATAGCACCTTTTGAAACAGTAAAAGTATCTACTGCGTCTTCAAAACTGACATTACAGTTATCTGTATCATAATAGCTTGTAAAGTATAACCTGTCTGAAAATATTTTTATCCCACGTGTCCAATACACATCCATATCAGTTCTGCCAAATTCTCTTTTCCAGATTAATGTGCCGTTAGGAGAATATTTTAAGATTGCATGCCTATAATTAGCACCACTTGAAACTAAACTTATTGAAGGCGACAACGGAATGGGTCCTCCAAAATATTGAACCAAGATATATATATTGTTGTTATTGTCAGTATTCACTCGTAGAGGTTTTATCGTACTACTTGCAGGCACATTAGTACTGATTAGCCATAACAGGGAATCTTTGGGGTTGTATTTCATTAATATGAGGTTGTCTTGTCCTGCATTATTTAAAACCGAAAATCCCCTGTAAGTGAAAGCAACAGAAGAAGATGTTGCCATTATTATATCTCCATTGCTGTCACATGTGATATAGGGAATACTGCTTTTGTTTCCTCCCAAACCGTTAATCCACTCCGTTTCTTGTGCGGAACCAGAAAGAATAGAAATGAAAAGTGATAATATAGAAAGGAGTTTTTTCAAAACTTCAGCAGAAACAGGTTGAATACTTTAGCTCATACAGCCTTTGGTAAGGGTATTGTCTTGTAAACCGCACTTACTCTTTGATATTGTAATAATTGTTTCATATCAGTATTGGGTTAAGTGAACTTCAAAGTTAATAATATTTTTTTAATAATAACTAATCATCCTGTTTCTGTTACAAGTGGGAGTGGGATAGGGTCAAAAGGAGCATCTCCGAGCATCAACACTGACTGCTCCAATCCAGCTCGCCATGCTCCTAACACGAAGAATAAAACAATGACTTTTGTCAAAACATAAATTGTCAAGAGTGTTCTCTATGCCATCTCTACATTCAGGTTGCGAACGATTAACGCTCTATTGTTTAGTAAAGAAATTTACACCCTAAGACAGAATTACCATGTTCAATTTGTTCATCAGTATCAAACATATAATGACTCCACCCACGATCATTCTGTACCATCCAAACCACACAAAACCTTTGCGTGTGAGAAATGAGATAAATCCTTTTATGGCAATCAAGCCGACAAGAAAAGATACAATATTGCCAATCAGCAACACATTCATTTCTTGCGTACTTAGACTGAAACCGACTTTAGTAAGATAGGATAGCAATTTATATCCCGTAGCTGCCAAAAGAGTGGGTACTGCCAAGAAAAATGAAAACTCAGCCGCGTTTTTTCTGTTCAATTTTGCAACTAATCCGCCTACGATTGTAGTGGCAGAGCGACTTGTGCCGGGAATCATGGATAACACCTGAAAAAGACCTACGGTCAATGATTTCTTATATGTAACTTGCTGATTTTGATTATTTTCATTCTCCTTGAACCAGCGATCCACAAATAGCAAGAAAATTCCGCCTACAAGCAAGGTAATACCTACAGTCAGAGGACTTTCCAATAGTTTATCAATTACATCATCAAAGAGCAATCCGCACACGGCAGCGGGTATGAAAGCAATGAGCAGATTGAGATAGAAATGAAAAGATTGAAAGAATTTTTTCCAATAGAGTACCAAAACAGAGAGAATAGCACCGGGTTGCACAGCAATGGTAAATAATTTGACAAAATCTGTTGGTTCTATTCCCAACAGTGCTGTGCCTATTATGAGATGCCCGGTAGATGAAACAGGCAGATACTCTGTTAGACCTTCTATGATGGCCAGAATAATTGCCTCAAGATAATTCATTTGTAAGACGAGGTTTATTCCTCAGACTCAGACTTGTCTTCGGGTGATTTGGCAATTACCGAATAAATTGCAAGTCCAAACCCCAGCATAACAACAATAGGGGCGATGGTTAACTGTCTGCTTTTTACGTCCACAACATCACCATCATTGCCGGTCATAAGTAAAAAACCAATGATGACAATAACCGCACTTACGATTAATAAAAGATAGTTTTTTTTGCCAAAAACCATGGGTTCCATAGTTTTGGATGTTTGAGATTTAGCCAATGTAGTTTTTTTTTCTTTAGCCATTTTGGGTATCTGTTAGTATAGTTTATTGATATCTAATCTTAAATATTTTCTGCAAGCAAAATAAGTTGCGGGCAAAATAATGATAATTGAAATTAAAATCAAAGCACTTGCAATAATTGCATAAGGAATTGGATCTTTGAACTGAATCAGACCGGTAAAAGTCTTGTTAATCCAAAACAAAACACCTGCATTCAGAACAATGGCAAGCAGCGCACCCGCAAGCCCTTGCAGCAGGTACATCCTGAGAAAAGGTTTGATGATAAACCCATCCGTTGCACCCACAAATTGCATGCTTTTGATAAGAAATCTACGGGCAAAAATATTAAGCCTGATAGTGTTATTAATGACAAACAATGCTGCAAAAAGAAATACGGCTAAAATAATCAACAACACAACTTCTACAGTTTTGAGATTATCATTCACCAAGGACAAAATATTCTCGGGGTAACTGACACTCTCTACAATCTTGTTTTTCTTAATGTTAGAGACCAATTGATTTATTTGCGATTCATTGGTATAATCCGAATGAAGTGTGATAAAAATGGCATGCGGTAAAGGGTTGTAACCAAGGCTTTCGATAAAATTAATGCCTTGCTCCTCCATCTCTTTTTGGGCAGCTTCCTCTTTGCTGACAAATTTGGCACTTTTAATCTCTTTCATCTCTTTGAACTGCATACTCAAATTAATCCCGTCTTTATCTTCAGTGCCATCTTGCAAATAAATACGAATCTCAAAAT includes these proteins:
- a CDS encoding gliding motility-associated C-terminal domain-containing protein, whose translation is MKKLLSILSLFISILSGSAQETEWINGLGGNKSSIPYITCDSNGDIIMATSSSVAFTYRGFSVLNNAGQDNLILMKYNPKDSLLWLISTNVPASSTIKPLRVNTDNNNNIYILVQYFGGPIPLSPSISLVSSGANYRHAILKYSPNGTLIWKREFGRTDMDVYWTRGIKIFSDRLYFTSYYDTDNCNVSFEDAVDTFTVSKGAILSCYDTSGAFLYANTFDGLNVSNYSDIGVLNHNSIYFNGSVENKSIIGNDTVFSGIYICNIDSNGLLLSKNYVVNNTNITYNRFTLLDSGASLANIAWAFNAMDSLLFNDSVILTDNYNYPTSIVFNQNNKLKWHAHTTATSPSVFSPGGGVEDGGDGTFYIGGNLQGGTVNIKGIPLVYRSTAFDLCILKFDTKGNVLWGFTDGGFGVSIQVSSIASDKKGNFYVAGIFFNKIRLFNDSLLNKGIAESFIAKITDYSITRGEVSAGPYCAGDSMDIPYTKMGRYNPDNWFIAQLSDENGNFDDTSKVRELGRLQATEDSTIRGALPLFRVSSSANYRIRVISTSPPVQSFYKRDSLRLLIYSMDKADPGPPETVCLGDSFQLHTYGGTVWEWSPKYLMDDSTSRTPTILAMKDTIFKIVISDTSGCGEPDTAFKRIFIRNNPKIVSNADTFYSCLNENFALDASFQDGDSAGYNWTWYNIPRANIWREIKSDSFAFVDTVYYTHNTSTRNIALVLNDGCSIKEDTAFYTIILHPSRAKGKISTLDSLQCDGSLVELFGNISGGDSATYSWEWFEIDEQNLPVFLDSGKGKFADTIGVQLDKSIFDSRKFAFVTKDECLPYIDSSFIELKIDRRVPKAIVFPRDTAVCPSTSAEITAQISDGSGKGFRWKWIDEKGNILSQDSGNVSETKTIIKPIFNNQDSQRFWFIVEDICSPECDTQKFVISPLHPLEINELYSGSTLLTGTNGMLSGVEACFGAHLNFTANGKGGTEQNYQWNWKIFNPDNNVMLNLFQHLPEGNSDSLTDYEPSELLRKLLVTLTLQDGCMAKGDSVSFEVIIREPLKAQILNFAQKSANDTSVCSGSELKFFAYGTGEVEEDYEFTWLLDDEEISKGDSVEINSKDFKNPDAVLILILKDNCSVLADTQTINLHTLPELKAEFSAPDTICLGEEISLTAQGSGGISKQYQFTWLHKKDDGTMEVLKNADTLDLNSKSLISESQYSQFNTREIFLVLRDNCSSPNDTFSRKIIIRPELSLTLSSSTICADPNAILTANPKGGNPNFYSINWFDKNGNPLGNGLTQTVSPEGFDKFSATLSDNCSSENTTAEIKVDRVPELLTLENTPSEGCEPLPVDFTLQTNYPDKYGFTLSFGNGDSTHTFEIPPTLHYTYPHAGHFIPLLTLITAGGCQAQVSGQAIDIYPKPFADFGYQPEEPDMDNPLVSFQNRSTGAVSYQWDIAPFGTFTDENPIVTYTDSGYHSVRLIAVSSHGCRDTSDSRLYIKTNYRVFFPSAFSPNGDGLNDTFKPIVREFSELDFKVYSRWGELLFHSRSDEAWDGSSNGLQVPDGVYAFTLRVVNVFGETQFFTGTVTVVR
- a CDS encoding undecaprenyl-diphosphate phosphatase; the protein is MNYLEAIILAIIEGLTEYLPVSSTGHLIIGTALLGIEPTDFVKLFTIAVQPGAILSVLVLYWKKFFQSFHFYLNLLIAFIPAAVCGLLFDDVIDKLLESPLTVGITLLVGGIFLLFVDRWFKENENNQNQQVTYKKSLTVGLFQVLSMIPGTSRSATTIVGGLVAKLNRKNAAEFSFFLAVPTLLAATGYKLLSYLTKVGFSLSTQEMNVLLIGNIVSFLVGLIAIKGFISFLTRKGFVWFGWYRMIVGGVIICLILMNKLNMVILS
- a CDS encoding DUF3098 domain-containing protein; translation: MAKEKKTTLAKSQTSKTMEPMVFGKKNYLLLIVSAVIVIIGFLLMTGNDGDVVDVKSRQLTIAPIVVMLGFGLAIYSVIAKSPEDKSESEE
- a CDS encoding permease-like cell division protein FtsX; this translates as MAQEKKYRKRTSFFPTVMSIGIVLFLTGLLGLIYQFSHQMDAYIRENFEIRIYLQDGTEDKDGINLSMQFKEMKEIKSAKFVSKEEAAQKEMEEQGINFIESLGYNPLPHAIFITLHSDYTNESQINQLVSNIKKNKIVESVSYPENILSLVNDNLKTVEVVLLIILAVFLFAALFVINNTIRLNIFARRFLIKSMQFVGATDGFIIKPFLRMYLLQGLAGALLAIVLNAGVLFWINKTFTGLIQFKDPIPYAIIASALILISIIIILPATYFACRKYLRLDINKLY